A single Metarhizium brunneum chromosome 5, complete sequence DNA region contains:
- the cpr-8 gene encoding Calpain-like protease palB/cpr-8, which produces MERRAQAAESLATGGAGKDALNNAIKAAELYMRAAGEAASKTDTVRFRRKCQEMITYAERLKATLGGVAKPEELPAMRPSLSEPRSASILRLGSKLHGNDFPIWQEGPGMDEFELLPGQYPFTDDTDFCLSANQSDNFAAWVRPQRLFNLIQQTDRAACEDAMMQVSNHSDLMQDVTTDCSVVASLSAAFNVLTGKHAVLSSILHPYDLANDKPRLSPSGKYVMKLNFNGCARKVVVDDRLPSSRTGRALFVVDRQNPYLLWPALLEKAYLKVRGGYDFPGSNSGTDLWVLIGWIPEQLFLQREDIDLENIWERIQAAHKSGDVVITLGTGRVSAEEEEVMGLIGEHDYAVENLDTSGSSRRLLIKNPWCDAPSMTALGWLGSASSTLIKSPNTGLSTERLAHDPNSSSRLWVAFEDVAQHFESMYLNWNPALFAYRKDHHFSWELPAKVYSASLSRNPQFSVTSPSAGTIWILVSRHFVDAELDIARERRDSMAAAARRLGFMSISVFENGGQKLQICGGEIYRGPYVDSHQTLARLDTRPGQPYTIVVDQHELPLPRYNFTMSLFSHSPLEVKEALESMSQFTEQLGAWTRRTAGGNASCGTFFQNPQYRLSVESPSPVSILLCADASDIHVHVDLIWAQGRRVTAVRVKDLVASSGEYRRGCAVADIAMLEPGVYTLVCSTFEAAQLGNFSVRVSSMVPTTIAPVPADGAGRLLTKLPHVHLAEGDERFRIPVDVSWLTSASVSLHSSATSQLGSKMQPPSSQVVRVSVVHGWGPEQVTIAVSGDNEFQDPGSTVRTPQFDMEPKRIRKDGLWILIESMGSHGAALAIDGEILSDSPVRIGSWESV; this is translated from the exons ATGGAGAGGAGAGCGCAG GCCGCAGAATCTCTAGCGACTGGAGGAGCAGGCAAAGATGCGCTGAACAATGCCATCAAAGCGGCTGAGTTATACATGAGAGCCGCAGGAGAGGCTGCTAGCAAGACGGACACCGTTCGTTTTCGACGAAAGTGCCAGGAGATGATTACATATGCTGAAAGGCTCAAGGCTACTCTGGGTGGAGTGGCAAAGCCTGAAGAATTGCCTGCCATGCGGCCATCGCTGTCCGAACCAAGGTCGGCATCCATTTTGCGACTAGGTTCAAAGCTCCATGGAAATGACTTTCCCATTTGGCAAGAGGGACCCGGGATGGACGAGTTTGAACTTTTGCCAGGCCAGTATCCATTTAC AGATGATACGGATTTCTGTTTATCAGCAAATCAAAGCGACAACTTTGCGGCGTGGGTGAGGCCACAAAGGTTATTTAATTTGATTCAACAAACTGATAGAGCGGCTTGTGAAGATGCTATGATGCAGGTTTCTAACCACAGCGATTTGATGCAAGACGTCACGACGGACTGCTCTGTAGTGGCTAGTCTCTCGGCGGCCTTTAATGTACTGACGGGGAAGCACGCG GTGCTTTCTTCAATTCTGCATCCTTACGATCTTGCAAACGATAAACCGAGACTATCCCCTTCAGGAAAGTATGTGATGAAGCTGAACTTCAACGGGTGTGCCCGCAAAGTCGTAGTTGACGACAGATTACCCTCATCCCGAACAGGCCGGGCATTATTCGTGGTCGACAGGCAGAACCCATATCTCCTGTGGCCAGCTCTGCTTGAGAAAGCATATCTCAAAGTCAGAGGCGGCTACGATTTCCCAGGAAGTAATTCAGGCACAGATTTATGGGTTCTCATAGGGTGGATCCCGGAGCAACTCTTTCTACAAAG AGAGGACATCGACCTCGAGAACATCTGGGAGCGAATACAAGCCGCTCACAAGTCGGGAGACGTGGTGATAACTCTGGGGACTGGTCGGGTATcagccgaggaggaggaggtaaTGGGCTTGATCGGGGAACATGACTATGCCGTCGAGAACCTTGACACCTCTGGCTCCAGTCGGCGACTATTGATTAAAAATCCTTGGTGTGACGCCCCATCTATGACAGCGCTGGGGTGGCTAGGCTCTGCATCTTCCACTCTCATCAAGTCGCCTAACACCGGCCTATCAACAGAAAGGCTGGCACATGATCCAAATTCTAGTAGCAGGCTGTGGGTGGCTTTCGAGGATGTTGCGCAGCACTTTGAATCCATGTATCTCAACTGGAACCCAGCATTATTTGCCTATCGCAAGGACCACCACTTTTCATGGGAACTCCCCGCCAAGGTATACAGCGCATCGTTGTCCAGAAACCCCCAATTTTCCGTCACCTCACCGAGTGCTGGTACCATTTGGATCCTTGTCAGTCGCCACTTCGTCGATGCTGAGCTGGATATCGCTCGTGAGAGGCGAGACTCgatggctgctgcggccCGCCGACTCGGTTTCATGAGCATATCAGTCTTCGAGAATGGTGGGCAAAAGCTTCAAATTTGTGGCGGCGAAATTTACCGGGGTCCGTACGTCGACTCGCATCAAACGCTAGCCCGCCTCGATACAAGACCTGGACAGCCGTACACAATCGTGGTTGATCAACACGAGCTCCCTTTGCCTCGTTATAATTTTACAATGTCTCTATTTTCGCACAGCCCGCTTGAGGTGAAAGAGGCTTTAGAGAGCATGTCACAGTTCACAGAGCAGCTTGGAGCCTGGACGAGGAGAACCGCCGGTGGCAATGCATCATGTGGAACCTTCTTTCAAAATCCTCAGTATAGACTCTCCGTTGAAAGTCCAAGTCCGGTTTCTATCCTCCTCTGCGCCGATGCCAGCGACATTCACGTTCATGTGGATCTTATATGGGCGCAGGGCCGTCGGGTAACAGCTGTGAGGGTAAAAGATTTGGTAGCTTCCTCCGGGGAATATCGTCGTGGGTGTGCTGTGGCAGATATTGCGATGCTCGAGCCAGGAGTTTATACTCTTGTGTGTTCTACTTTTGAGGCGGCCCAGCTGGGCAACTTTTCTGTGCGAGTCTCGTCAATGGTACCGACCACTATTGCTCCTGTACCGGCGGACGGTGCGGGTAGGCTCCTGACGAAGTTACCACATGTTCACTTAGCGGAAGGAGATGAGCGATTTCGtataccagttgacgtgtCTTGGTTAACCAGCGCAAGCGTGTCTCTACACAGTAGTGCTACGTCACAACTTGGTAGCAAGATGCAGCCACCATCGTCCCAGGTGGTTCGTGTGTCAGTCGTTCACGGCTGGGGACCAGAACAAGTCACAATAGCAGTCTCTGGTGACAACGAATTCCAAGATCCCGGGAGTACGGTACGCACCCCCCAGTTTGACATGGAGCCTAAGCGCATACGAAAAGACGGGCTGTGGATACTAATCGAAAGTATGGGGTCCCATGGCGCAGCGCTGGCAATCGATGGAGAGATTCTTAGTGACTCGCCTGTACGGATTGGCAGCTGGGAATCAGTGTGA